The window CTTTTGTATGCAAAGTTCAATTGAATGCTGAAGGATATTTTCGATTTGTGACATTGGTTTTTTTATAAAAATTAAAAAAAAGAAGAAGTGGATTTATTCGAAAAATTAAAAAAGAACAGAGGACCTATCGGCCAGCATGCAAAGGATTCGCATGGTTATTTCACTTTTCCAAAACTCGAAGGTGATATTGGAACAAGGATGGTTTTTCGTGGAAAAGAACGTTTGATCTGGAGTCTGAATAATTACCTGGGATTAGCGAATCATCCGGAAGTAAGGAAAGCGGATGCGGAAGCTGCCGCAAAATTCGGATTTGCTACTCCGATGGGAGCCCGAATGATGTCAGGAAATTCAAATTACCATGAACAGCTGGAAAGCGAGCTTTCTACTTTCATGAGTAAGGAAGATACAATTTTGTTGAATTTCGGCTATCAGGGAATGGTATCCGCGATTGATTGCCTGGTTGATCGTCATGATGTAATTGTTTACGATAGTGAAAGTCATGCCTGTATTATTGATGGTGTTCGTTTACACATGGGAAAACGTTTTGTTTTTCCTCACAATGATATAGCGAATTGCGAAAAGCAATTGGAACGCGCCACCCGAATTGTTGAAGAAACCGGAGGTTCTATACTTCTGATTACCGAAGGTGTTTTTGGTATGAGTGGTGATATGGGACGATTGAAAGACATAGTTGAATTGAAGAAGAAGTTCCAGTTCCGTCTTTTTGTTGACGATGCCCATGGTTTTGGCACAATGGGTAAAACCGGTGCCGGAACAGGTGAAGAACAAGGAGTACAAGATCAGATAGATATCTATTTCGGAACATTTGCCAAGAGTATGGCAATGATCGGAGGTTTCATTTCAAGTAGTGAGGATGTGGTGGAATATTTGCGTTACAATATGCGTTCGCAGATTTTCGCTAAATCCATGCCGATGCCATTGGTTCTCGGAGCTTTGAAACGTCTTGAATTGTTGCGTAGTCAGCCAGAGATGAAAGACAATCTCTGGAAAATTGTGAATGCACTCCAGAATGGTTTGAAAGAAGCCGGATTTAATATTGGTAAAACACAATCTCCTGTGACTCCTGTATATATGAATGGGAGCATCGGAGAAGCGACCAACCTCATTTATGATATGCGTGAGAACCATGACATCTTCTGTTCCATGGTTGTTTACCCTGTTGTACCCAAAGGAATCATCATTCTTCGCCTCATCCCTACCGCGGTACATTCGCTGGAAGATGTGAGCTATACTATTGATGCTTTCCGTAAAGCCTATGTAAAATTAAAAGCCGGAGAATACATGTCGGATAAAATTGCAGCATTCTGATCTGAATAAAATGGTTGCACACCTTTAATTAAAATGAACCAATCCTCACCCCATAATTAACTTTAAACCCAAAACACGATGAAAGAGTACGAAAAAATCAAACAGCTCGTTGCGGCTATTGAAGAAGACGTCATCAAGTTTTCTGAAAAAGGGAATGCTGCTGCTGGTACACGCGTTCGCAAAGGCTTGCAGGAAATCAAACGTGCATGTCAGGACATGCGTGATGCCATTCAGGATCTGAAGAAAACCGACGAACCTTCCTGATTCTGTTCTTCTAAAAATAATCACCTTGAACCCGACCGGTACGCTGGTCGGGCTTTTTTATTTGGACCTTTTTTGAAGAAAGAATGTTGAACTTCAATTTAAAACTGAAAGTTTGTAGGTGATGCAGAAGGCAAACCCGTGTCAGAATATTCAATAAGAATTCTAAGGTTTGTAAATTGCTAATGGACCCAAATTAAAATTTGAAAGAGGGAACTTTATCTCACGGTAATAAAAAAGTGGAAGGGCAAGGGTGAGAGTAAGAGTAAGAGTAAGTGTAAGAGTAAGAGTAAGTGTAAGTTTTAAGTTTTAAGTACTTGAAACTTACTCTTACACTTACTCTTACTCTATTAAGTAGCGAAGGGGGGAGTCGAACCCCCGACCTCAGGGTTATGAATCCTGCGCTCTAACCATCTGAGCTACCTCGCCAAAAAGGGCTGCAAATATCGCCATTCCTTTCTTTTTCGCAAAGAAAATTTTAGGATCTGCCTTCTTCGCTGAGCATTTTTGTATTGTGTTTCAGAGTCCTGAGAACCAAAGTCATGACAACTGAAATGCCCAATACATACAGAAATTTCTTTCCAACACTAAAAGTTCCATAGCGGAAAAAGCCCATCAGCACTTCCACATAAACGAATCCGATGACCGTTGCCAATACACCGGAATATTCTCTTCTAAGTACACTTTTCATTGAGAATGGAATGTCACTCTTTCTGAAAGTACTCCATTGAGGAATAAATGCAGGTACTTTGAGTGACCAGTCCATATATGTTTGCCCGAATTTTTTTTCAAGAAATCGTTCTTCCGCGAACATGATGCGTTCATAATAGAGCCAGTACAGCAGGCTTACAATGATTACAAACGCAAAATTGTGAGTGAATACAACAATTCCTATCCACATGAGGTAATTTCCGAGGTACAAAGGGTGTCTTACTGTGGAATAGATTCCGCTTGTATTCAGTGATTCCGCTACCTGGTTTTCAGTATTTCTACCGGAAGTTCCTCTTGGGGTTGTTCCGATGGTATAGGCTCTTACAATAAAACCGAGAAAACTGAGCAGCACAGCTGTATAATTGATTAGTGTGCTGAGTGTCGGATTGAGCTGAGTATAATCTGTAAAATAAACAGCTGGTATTGCCAAAAGGAAAAGGACCACAGGAATCTGCCCTCTTCGTTTGAACAGCCAGTTTCCCGAATTTTCAAAAGAATGTAGAAGTGCCATATGAATTTCGGCGAAGGTAGCCGAAAGATTGAGAATTTGCGAGCATTTTCAAATATTTAAAAGCTTTCATTCAGAAATAATGACTATCTTGGGCGCC of the Bacteroidota bacterium genome contains:
- a CDS encoding aminotransferase class I/II-fold pyridoxal phosphate-dependent enzyme, with the protein product MDLFEKLKKNRGPIGQHAKDSHGYFTFPKLEGDIGTRMVFRGKERLIWSLNNYLGLANHPEVRKADAEAAAKFGFATPMGARMMSGNSNYHEQLESELSTFMSKEDTILLNFGYQGMVSAIDCLVDRHDVIVYDSESHACIIDGVRLHMGKRFVFPHNDIANCEKQLERATRIVEETGGSILLITEGVFGMSGDMGRLKDIVELKKKFQFRLFVDDAHGFGTMGKTGAGTGEEQGVQDQIDIYFGTFAKSMAMIGGFISSSEDVVEYLRYNMRSQIFAKSMPMPLVLGALKRLELLRSQPEMKDNLWKIVNALQNGLKEAGFNIGKTQSPVTPVYMNGSIGEATNLIYDMRENHDIFCSMVVYPVVPKGIIILRLIPTAVHSLEDVSYTIDAFRKAYVKLKAGEYMSDKIAAF
- a CDS encoding histone H1; this encodes MKEYEKIKQLVAAIEEDVIKFSEKGNAAAGTRVRKGLQEIKRACQDMRDAIQDLKKTDEPS
- a CDS encoding DUF1295 domain-containing protein; its protein translation is MALLHSFENSGNWLFKRRGQIPVVLFLLAIPAVYFTDYTQLNPTLSTLINYTAVLLSFLGFIVRAYTIGTTPRGTSGRNTENQVAESLNTSGIYSTVRHPLYLGNYLMWIGIVVFTHNFAFVIIVSLLYWLYYERIMFAEERFLEKKFGQTYMDWSLKVPAFIPQWSTFRKSDIPFSMKSVLRREYSGVLATVIGFVYVEVLMGFFRYGTFSVGKKFLYVLGISVVMTLVLRTLKHNTKMLSEEGRS